AGAAATCCAGCGCCGAGTCCACCAGGGCCACGATTTCGCGCTCGTCGTAGACGCGCCCCGCGAATGGCACGCGCGTGACGCCGGGCGTGAAGGGACCCGGCGCGTGCTCGGCCGCGTAGAGTTCCGCCACGAGCGCGCGGATCTCCGCGCGGATCTCCTGGCCGGAGCGCGGATCAGGCATCAGCGTTCCACCACGGCCGCCCGCGGCGCAGCCGAGAAGAATTCGCGGTACCAGTCGATGGTCTCGCGCAATCCCGCGGCCAGCGTCCAGGACGGGCTCCAGTCCAGCATCCGCCTTGCCTTGGCCGCCGAGAGGTACTGGTGCTGGATCTCGTGGCGGGCCTCGCCCAGGACCACCGGCGGCAACTCGGCCCCGAGGCCCATCAGATCCAGGATCTGCCGGGTCAGATCCAGGACGGTGATCTGGAGCTCGTTGGAGAAGTTGAACGCTTCGCCGCGCAGGTCGGCATTCTCGGCGAGCTTTTGCGCGAGGTGCAGGTAGCTCTCGGCCCCGTCGCGCACGTAGAAGTAGTCGCGCACGAACGTCCCGTCCGAGCGGATGATCGGCCGTTCGCCCCGCAATGCCGAGCGGATAGTACCCGGCACGATGCGGCTCCAGTTGAGGTCGCCGCCGCCGTAGAAGTTGCCGCAGCGCGTGATGCAGACGGGGCTGGAGAACGTCGTGGCGTAGCTCTGCGCGACGAGATCGGCGCAGGACTTGCTGACGTCGTAGGGATGCCGCCCCTGGAGGGGCGTCTCCTCGTCGTACGGCAGTCGCTCCTGGTCGCCGTAGGCCTTGTCCGACGACGCCACGACGATCTGCCTGACTGCCGGCGAGCGCCGGCAAGCCTCGAGCAGCCGCCACGTCCCGCCGATGTTCGAGTCGAAGGTCCCGACCGGGTTGCGGTTGGCCACGCCCACGATCGTCTGGGCGGCCAGGTGCAGGACCGTGTCCACCTCGTACTCGCCGAGGATGCGCTCGAGTTCGGCCTGATCGGCCAGGTCGCCGCGCACGACCCGCACGCGCTCGAGATCGCCCGACCGCACGAGTTCCGACTGCGGTACCCAGTCGCGCACCAGGCACACCGGATCGGCCCCGCGGTCCAGCAGGGCCTTGACGGTCCAGGAGCCCACCAGGCCGGTCGCGCCGGTCACGAGGACCGGCCGATCGCGCCAGAAGCGGTCTTCGGTCATCGCAGCGCCACCTCCTGGGGCTCGTCGCTCCAGACCTTCCACGGCGCCTTGCCCGCTTCCCAGAGCGCCTCGAGGAGTTGCTTCTCGCGCAGCGTGTCCATCGGTTGCCAGAAGCCCTCGTGGCGGTAGGCCGCCAGTTGCCCCTCGCGGGCGAGCGCATCGAGGGGTTCGCGCTCGAAGGGCGTCGTGTCGCCCGGGATGTAGTCGAAGACCGCGGGTTCCAGCACGAAGAAGCCGCCGTTGATCCAGCCGCCCGACGCCTGGGGCTTCTCGTTGAAGGCCTCTACCTGCTCCCCGGCGAGTTCTATCTCGCCGAAGCGGGACGGCGGCCGGACGGCCGTCATCGTCGCGAGCTTGCCGTGCGAGCGATGGAACGCCAGGAGCGCCGAGATGTCGACGTTGCCGACGCCGTCGCCGTAGGTCGCCATGAACGTCTCGCCTCCCACATGCGCGCGCATGCGCCTGATGCGCCCGCCGGTCTGCGTCTCCTGGCCGGTGTCCACCAGCGATACCCGCCAGTCGAGGGTCTGGCGCCGGTGAGTCATGACCTCGCCCGTGGCCAGGTCGACCGTGAGGTCGTTGGAATGCCGGTAGTAGTCGAGGAAGAACTCCTTGATGACGTGGCCCTTGTAGCCCAGGGCGACGCAGAACTCGCGGAAACCGTGCGCCGCATAGACCTGCATGATGTGCCACAGGATGGGCATGCCGCCTATTTCGATCATCGGCTTGGGCCGGGAGACGGTCTCTTCGGACAGGCGCGTGCCGAGCCCCCCGGCCAGGATGATGGTCTTCATGCGCGGCTCCTGTCTTGGGTCTTGGCGATGGCGACGCCCGGGGAGGCCACCGCGGGCTGGGCGTCGAAATTGATGCGTTCGCGTTCGATCACGAGCGGGCGGTTGAGCACCTGGGTGTGGATGGCCCCGATGTACTCGCCCAGGATGCCGATGAAGAACAACTGCACCGAGGCGAAGAAGAACATCCCGACCAGCACCGGGGCCTGCCCGACCGGAAACTGGTACCAGAAGATGAGCTTGTAGACCAGGTAGCCGATCGCCGCGAGCAAGCTGAGCATGGCCAGCGCGAAACCGGCCATGGCGGCGATCCGGATGGGCACCTTCGAGTGGTAGGTGATGCCCAGCATCCCGATGTCGTACAGGGTGTAAAGGTTGTTCTTCGTGATGCCGCGCTTGCGCGCCGGCTGCCGGAACGGCACCTTGGCGCTCTCGAAGCCCAGATCCGCCACCAGGCCGCGGAAGTAGGGGTATGGGTCGCGGATCTCGCGCAGGATGTCGACGACGCGCCGGTCGTAGAGGCCGAAGCCCGTGGCGTTCTTTGTTATGCGGACGTCGGAGATCCGCTCGATGAGCTTGTAGTAGGTCGAGCGGATCGCGAAGAACAGGGGCGACTCCTCGCTCTCTTCCTTCACCGCCAGGACCACGCGGTACCCCTCTTCCCACCGGGAAAGGAACTCGGGAATGAGCTCCGGCGGGTCCTGCAGGTCGGACGCCATCATCACGGCGGCGTCGCCGCTGGCCTGCAACAGCGCGTGGTAGGGCGATCGGATGTGGCCGAAGTTGCGGACGTTGAGGATCACCTTCACTCGCGGCTCGGAGGCCGCCAGGTCGCGCAGCACGGCCACCGACCCGTCGGAGGACGCGTTGTCGATGAGGATGTGCTCCCAGTCGTACTCGGGACACTGCGCCATGGCCGACCGGATGCGGGCATGGAGTTCGGCGATGTTCTGCTCTTCGTTGTAGCAGGGCGTGATCACCGAGATGCGCTTCACGGGCGCTCCTGGGCGAACACGAGTTTGCGGTTGAGCAGGAACGCGAGGATGGCCATGGGCGCCAGGAGCACCGCGCCGGCCAGGTAGCTGTTGAGGCCGGCGCCCATCAACAGCTTGACGCTCGCGACGTTGACGACGTAGAGCAGGGCGTACACGCCGATGAAGCGGATAAGCCTGCGGTTGTCGCGGCTGCCGAATACGAGCGTGCCCGTCGTCTTGAAGTTGAACAGCACGCCGAGAATCGTGCCGAGGAGGATGGCCAGCGCCACGTCCAGCCCGATGAAGACGAGCAAGGCGTAGAGCGAGTAGCCGAAAAGCGTGTTGAGGACGCCAACAGCCAGGAACTTCAGAAAACGCGTATCGAACATCTGCGGCAGGGCCCGGCGGGGCGGGCAATTGGGGCGATCTTAACCCGCCCGCCGACCGCTCGTCCACCGGGGCGGCGCGGCGTGCTAAGCTGATCGCTCGCATGCAAAAGGCCGCTCCCGCCAGCCTGGCCGCGCTCCTCGACCGAGACGTCGCGGCCGTGCGCGAATGGGAACGCGAGCGCTTCGCCGACCTCGCGGGCGACGCGGCCGACCGCGTCGTGCTCTTCGGGGCCGGGAACCTCGGGCGGAAGGTCGTCGCCGGCCTTCTCGCGGCCGGCCGGCCGCCGCTCGCCGTCGCCGACAACAACCCGGCCCTGTGGGGTACGACCATCGGCGGCGTGCCGGTCCTCTCCCCCGAAGAGGCGGCCCGGCGCCACGGGGCGGACGCGGTGTTCGTCGTGACCATATGGTCGGCCGGCTCCCGGTCGCGCTTCGCCGATACGGCCACGCAGCTTGCCGACCTGGGCTGCGCCAGGGTGTTGCCCCTGGCTCCGCTCGCCTGGCGCTACCCTCATGAGCTGCTGCCGCACTTCGCCCTGGACCTGCCCCACAAGGTCGTGGCCGAGCGGGAGGCGGTGCTCGCCGCCGCCGACCTCTGGGCCGACGAGCGCTCGCGCCGCGAGTACCTGGCGCAGGTCCGGTGGCGCCTGGAGGGCGACTTCGCGGCCCTGCCCCCGCGATCGCCCGAACTCGAGTATTTCCCGGAGGACCTCATCGCCATGGGTGCCGCGGAACACTTCGTCGATTGCGGGGCCTACGACGGGGACACAGTGAAGCGCTTCCTGTCTCTCTGCAACGGCTTCGAGCGGATCACGGCCTTCGAACCCGACCCCCGGAATTTCGAACGGCTCGGCGCATACGTCGCGGAGTTGCCGCCGGACACCGGCGGGCGCATCGCCTGCATCCAGGCCGCCGTCTCGGATCGCCGCACGCGGCTCGACTTCTTCGCGGACGGTTCGGCCGGCGCGAGCCTCGCCGCCCTCACCGCCCAGGCCCGTCCGACCGTCGCGGTCGAAGCCGTCCTGCTGGACGAGGCCCTTGCGGAGGGCCCGCCGCCCACCTACCTCAAGCTGGACGTGGAGGGCGCCGAGGCCGAGGCCTTGACCGGCGCCGCGGGCCTCATCCGGCGGCACCTGCCGCGGCTGGCGGTCTGCGTCTATCACCGGCAGGCCGACCTCTGGCGCCTGCCGCTGCAGGTTCGGGACCTGTCGGATCGGTATCGTTTCTTCCTGCGCGCCCACTCGGAAGGCGGCTTCGACGTGGTCTGCTACGCGGTCGCCGGCTAGGCGCTCCCATGGCGGCCGCTCGCATCCTGGCCATCATCCCGGCGTACAACGAAGAAGCGACGATCGCCGGCACGCTCGCGCAACTGCGCGTGAGCCTGCCGGATCTCGATCTGCTGGTGATCAACGACGGCTCGCGCGACGGGACCTCCGCGGCGGCGCGGGCCGAAGGGGTCGCGGGGGTCGTGGATCTGCCCGCAAACCTGGGCATCGGCGGCGCGGTGCAGACGGGGTTCAAGTACGCATCCCGCCAGGGCTACGACGTCGCGGTGCAGGTGGACGCCGACGGCCAGCACCTGGGCGGCGAGATTGCCAAGTTGCTGGGGCCGGTCCTGGCCGGCGAGGCCGACGTCGCGATAGGCTCGCGCTTCCTCGCGCCGGGCGGCTACCGCTCGACGGCGTTGCGACGCGTCGGCATCGGCATCTTCCGCCTGGTCAACTCGCTCGTCGTCGGGCAGCGCATCACGGACAACACGTCCGGCTTCCGCGCCTACAACAGGCGGGCCCTCGCCTTTCTCGCGGAGCACTACCCGACCGATTTCCCGGAGCCGGAGGCGGTGGTGCTGCTGGATCGAAACAACTTCCGCCTGGTCGAGGTGCCCGTGGCCATGCGGGGCCGGCAGGGCGGCAGTTCGTCCATCGGCGTGATGCGGGCCGCCTACTACATGGTCAAGGTCCTGCTGGCGGTCGTGGTCAACGCCTTCCGGGCGCCGGTCGAGAGCCGGGGCTAGCCCATGCACACGCTGAAAATCCAGCTGCTGGGGATCGTCGGCAGCCTGGCGCTCCTGTTGCTCATCTTCGAGTTGCTGCGCAAGCGGAAGTTGCGCGAGGAGTACGCCCTCCTCTGGCTCGCGGGCGGCGCGGCCTGTCTGGCGCTCGCGGTGTTCCGCGACGGGATGAAATGGTTCGCCCAGGCCCTGGGCATCTACTACCCGCCCGCCGCCATCCTGCTCGTGCTACTGGCCGGCGCCTACCTGATGCTGCTGCACTTCTCGCTGGTCTTCTCCCAGCAGGCGGAGCGCACCAAGCGCCTGACGCAGGAAGTCGGCCTGCTCAAGCTGGAAGTCGAACGCCTGCGAGTCGCCGGGCCTACCGACCAGGTCCAAGAGGCCGCGGACCGCTGACCCGATGCCCGACAGCCGGCAACCGAACCAGGCCTCCGCCGCGCCGGGCGAGAGGCCCGCGGGCGACGTCACGGTCTCGGTCGTCGTCCTGAACTTCAACGGCCTGGCCTACCTGCCCGAATGCCTCGCGTCGCTGGAAGGCCAGACGTTTCGCGACTTCGAGGTCGTGGTCGCCGACAACGGCTCCACCGACGGCTCGGCCGCCTGGCTACGCGCGCATGCCGCCGCGCACACCCTGTTGCTCCTGGAGCGCAATCTCGGCTTCGCGGCGGGCAACAACGCCGCACTGGACCATGCCCGCGGCCGCCTGATCGTGTTCCTCAACAACGACACCCGCGTGGATCCCGACTGGCTGGCGCACCTGGTGGCGGCGGCCGGAGAGCATCCCGAGGCCGGCATGTTCGGCTCGCAGATCCGGTCGTACGACAAGCCGGAAATCCTCGACACGGTGGGCATCACGGTCTACCGCGACGGCATGTCGCGCGGCCTGGGGCGGTTGCAGCCGGCCGCGCTGTACGACGAGCCGCTCGAGATCTTCGCCCCCAGCGGCTGCGCGGCCATGTACCGGCGGGAAGTGCTCGATGCGGTGGGCCCGTTCGATCCGGCGTTCTTCGCCTACTGCGAGGACATGGACCTGGGCATGAGGGCGCGGCTGGCGGGCTGGACCTGCCGGTACGTGCCGGCAGCCCGCGTGTACCACCACTATTCGGGCACGACCGGCAAGTACTCGCCGCTCAAGGCCTTTCTGGTCGAACGCAACCATCTATGGCTGCTGATCAAGCTGTTTCCGCTGCGCATGATCGCGGCGAGCCCCTGGTACACCCTCAAGCGGTATGCGCTCCAGGCCTACGGCGTCTTCTCGGGCAAGGGCGCGGCCGGCCGGTTCGCGAGCGAGTTTCCGGCCTACAAGCTCGTCGGCATCCTGATTCGCGCCTACTGGGAGACGCTCCTGGCGCTGCCGCGCCTGCTGCGCGAGCGACGCTCCGCACGCGGCCTGGTGCGGGTGCCGCGTCGCGAGATCCTGGGCTGGTTCGACCGCTTCGGCATCACGGCCACCGAACTGGCGATGCGGGACTGATGCTGGCGGCTCTGCGCGTCGCGCTCTCGATCGGCTTGCTGGCCGCCGTGCTCGCAGTCGCCGGCCCTGGCCGTATCCGGGACGCCCTGGTGCGGGCGGACTGGCGCTGGGTGGCGCTCGCGGCCGCCCTGTGGCTCGCGGTGCAATGGCTTAACGTGGCCAAGTGGGCGCTCCTGGCGCGATCGCAGGGCCTGCTGGTCGAGTTCCGGGACCTGCTCGCGGCCTACTTCGTGGGCATGTTCTTCAACACGTTTCTCCCGTCGGGGTTCGGCGGCGACGTGGCGCGGGCGTACCGCCTGGCGCGACTGACGGGCAAGGGTACCGGCGCGGCCGCCGCGATCAACGTGGCCATCGATCGCGGGACGTCGCTCTACGCCTTGATCCTGCTGGCGGCCGCCGCGACGCTCGCGGCCCGGCCGGAGTGGCGCCTGGTACCGCTGTGGGCGGCCCTGGGCCTCGCAGTGGCCGGAGGCCTCGCGCTCGCCTGGTTCCTCCGGGCCGACGGGCGCGCGCTGGCCGGCGCGCTCTTCATCAGCCTGGTCTTCCAGGCCCTGGCGGTGGTCCTGCACTACTGCCTCGTGCGCGCGATGGGCATCGGCGCCGATTTCGCGTACGTCTGCGTGTTCTTCCCGATCCTGGCCCTGGCCGCCAGCTTGCCGATCACGATCAACGGCCTCGCGGTGCGCGAGGGTGGCTTCGCATTCTTCCTCGGGCGCGTCGGGGCGGCGCCGGCCGACGCGGTCGCGGTCGGCCTGCTCAGCCTGGCCCTGCTCCTGGCCTCGGGCGCGGCCGGCGCGGTGCTGGTCATGCGGAATCGCGGCGCCAGGCCGGCGCCGGAGGCGGCATGACCTGCCCGCTGTGCCGATCGGACGGCGCGCGCGAAATCCTGTCCATCCCGGATCCGCTGGCTGCCGCCCGCCGCTTCGACCTGCTGCGGTGCGCCGCGTGCCGCCACGTCTACGTCAGCCCGGTGCCGGCGGACCTCGGCGCCTACTACCCGGGCACCTACTGGAGCGGCGATCGGCCGGCCACGCTGGCCAGCCGGGCCGAAGCCGCCTATCGCGCAGCGCTGCTGGCGCTCGACGTGCGCCGCATCGCCAGCCACGCGCCGCGCGGGGCGCGGGTGCTGGACGTCGGCTGCGGATCCGGCGACCTGGCGGCGAGCCTGGCTCGCGCGGGCTTCGCCGTCACGGGGGTCGAGGTCGCTCCGGACGCCGCGGAGGCGGCGCGGCGCCGGCACGGCCTCGACGTGCGCACGGGCACCCTCGCGGCGGCCGACTTTCCCGCCGGATCCTTCGACGTGGCGGTGGTCTGGCACGTCCTCGAGCATGTGCCGGATCCTGCCGGCCTCCTGGCCGACGTGGCCCGGGTGCTGCGGCCGGGCGGAGTCGCGATCGTGCAGGTTCCCAACTTCGGCAGCATCCAGGCCGGGGTGTTCGGGGCGCGCTGGTTCGCCCTCGACGTGCCGCGCCACCTGCACCACTTCACGCCCGCGACGCTGGCGCGGACCCTGGAAGCGGCCGGTTTCCAGGCAGGAGCCGTCAAGCATGGGTCGCTGCGTCACGACCCGGTGATCCTGGCTAGCAGCTTGTGGCCCGCCCTGGGGCCGCATGCCATGGAGCGCGCCGGCGCGGCGGCGAAGGCGGCCTACCTCGGGCTCACCTGGCTGGCCGCCCCGCTCACGCTGGTCGAAAGGGCTTGCCGGCGCGGGGCGGTCATCACGATCGCGGGGAGCCGTCCCGTTCGCGCGGAGGTGCAATGACGGCGGTCGCCGCGCCGCGGGGGACGTAGACCCCCACCTGGAGGCCCCACCGAATGGCGAGGAGGTCGCGGGCCATGCGCAGCGAATCGGTCAGGAGGTTGATCTTGCTGCCAGGCTGGTGGGCCCAGTCGATCGCCACCTCCCTGACCGCGACGCCGTCCTGGCGGGCGATCGCCAGGAGCTCCACGTCGAATGCGAAGCCGTCCAGCCGGAGTCGCGGAAACAGGGAGTTCGCGACCGGCGCGCGCAGGAGCTTGAAGCCGCATTGGGTGTCCGAGTGGCCCTTGATCACCAGCATGGCCACCAGGCCGTTGAAGATGCCGCCGATGAACTTCCGGTACCACCTGGCCCTGACCTGCTGCGCTTCGCGGCGCGCGGCCCGCGTCCCCATGGCTATCTCCGCGCCCTCGGCGAGGGCGCGCTCCAGCTTGGCGATCTCGCCGAACGGCGTCGACCCGTCGGCGTCGGCATAGAGGACCTGGTCGCCCCGCGCCTGCGCGACCCCGGCCTTCACGGCGAAACCCTTCCCGTGGTTCCGGTCGAACCGGATGAGCCGCACGCGCGCGTCGATGGCCGCGAACTCCTCGATCACGCCGGCCGTGTCGTCGGCCGAACCGTCGTCCACCACCAGGATCTCGAAGTCGCGGCCCGACGGCGCCAGGAATCCCAGCATCTCGGTCAGAGTCCTGGGCAGGCGCGCCGCCTCGTTGAAGGCCGGGACTACGACCGAAAGGCCCGGCACCGGCACCGTTCCCTGAATCCAGACCAGCCAGCGGTCATACGAGGCCCGATCGTACCAGGAACCGCGCCAGGGCGTCCTGCCACGGCGGCAGCGGCGACTCGCCGGCGGCACGCCAATTGGCGTTGTCCAGCGGCGCGAAGGCCGGGCGCGGCGCAGGCCGCCCGGCCTCGGCGGTCGACTGGGGGTGCACCGGCGTGGCCAGACCGGCCCGGCCGACGATCTCGCGGGCGAAGTCGCACCAGGTCGTCACCCCGGCGTTGGTCAGGTGGTACGTGCCGTAGCGCCGGGTCAGGATCAGGCGCCCGAGGGCGCGCGCCAGATCCGCCGCGTAGGTCGGACAGCCGTGCTGGTCGGCGACCACCCGCAATTCGGGCCGCTCCCTGGCGGCGCGCAGGATGGTCGTGACGAAGTTGGGACCGTGCTCGCCGAAGAGCCAGGAGGTGCGCACCACGTAATGGCGCGGGATCCGGCGGGCAGCGAGTTCGCCGGCGAGCTTGGTGCGCCCGTACGCGCCGAGGGGGTTGGGCGTGTCGCCCTCGCGATAGGGCCGGCCGGCGGCGCCGTCGAACACGTAGTCGGTGCTCAGATAGACCAGGTCGATCCCGAGTTCTTCGCAGGCCCGCGCCGCAGCCTGCGCGAAGACGCCGTTGACCACCAGGGCCGCGTCCTCGCATTCCTCGGCCTTGTCCACCTGCGTGTAGGCGGCGGCGTGGATCAGCACTTCGGCCCGGGACGCCGCCACCTGGCCCAGCAGAGTCGGGAAATCGTCCCAGGATCGGAATACGAATTCCTCATACTCGGAGGCGCCCGGCAGCGCCGTGCTCGACCGTTCGATCACGCCGCAACCCGCGACCGAATGGCCGAGATCCGGAAGCTCGCTGGCCAGGGAATGGCCCAGCATGCCGGAGAGGCCGGAGACGTAGACTCTCAAGACGGCCGCTAGCCTACCACGCGCCCGATCCGCAGGCAATCTCCACCAATGTGTTAAAAGGCCTTGATCTCTCCTTTAATTGGAGATAATATGAACTGACTCGGATCTTAAATCGGGCTTAATCTACCGGGATGCGTAAAGAAGGAGTCAACTGGATGGCGAACCGTCTGGCCCTCGGCACCCTCGTCGCCGCTAGCGTCGTGGCCGGGTGTGGTGTCAACCCCGTCGGGCAGGCCCTGCAAAGCGCCATCAAGGACCCCTTCGCCAACCTGATGGACGGCCAGGCCATCTCGGGCGAGGTCATCGTCCAGCTCAAGCCGGGCGCGGCCCTGCCGAAGGTCGCCGGCGCCAAGCAGGTCAGCGAGATAGACCTCGAAGACCTAGGCAAGTTCGTGCTCGTCAAGGCCACCGACAAGGGCGCCACCAACCTCGAGAAGGCCTTCTCGCAGCAGCCGATGGTCGCCGGCGTCACGCCCAACCGGGTGCTCAAGATGCCCATCCCCAAAGCCAAGCCGCCACTGCCCGCGCTGGGCATCCCGACCGACGCCTCGGGCAACGACCCGCTCCGCAGCCAGCAGTGGTACCTGGATCGCGTCGGCGCCGAGCAGGCCTGGAGCGTGACCGACGGCAAGGGCATCGTGGTCGCCGTCGTGGACACCGGCGTGGATTACACGCATCCCGACCTCAAGGACCAGGTCGTCGGCAAGGGCCACTCGTTCGTCAACAACCGGCCTGACGGCCTCGACGAGCAGGGCCACGGCACCCACGTCGCCGGCACCATCGCCGCCCAGTACAACAACAACGAGGGCGTCGTGGGCGTCGCCAAGGGCGCGAAGATCCTGCCGGTGCAGGTGCTGTCGGCGTCGGGCGGCGGCAGCCTCTACTCGATCGCCCAGGGCATCAAGTACGCCGCCGACTACGGCGTGCAAAACAAGGTGCGCGTGGTGGTCAACCTCTCGCTGGGCGGCGCCGCCACGGTGGACCCGGTCTCCTACACCACCGGCTGGTACGCCACCGGCAAGGGCGCCCTCCTGGTCGCCGCCGCCGGCAACAGCAATACCGCCGTCGGCACCCCGGCGCGGTGGGACAAGTACTACATGGCGATCTCGGCGCTCGACGAGAAGGACGAGAAGGCCAACTTCTCGTGCTACGGCCCCGAGATCAGCGTCGGCGCCCCCGGC
This genomic stretch from Candidatus Tanganyikabacteria bacterium harbors:
- a CDS encoding S8 family serine peptidase, yielding MANRLALGTLVAASVVAGCGVNPVGQALQSAIKDPFANLMDGQAISGEVIVQLKPGAALPKVAGAKQVSEIDLEDLGKFVLVKATDKGATNLEKAFSQQPMVAGVTPNRVLKMPIPKAKPPLPALGIPTDASGNDPLRSQQWYLDRVGAEQAWSVTDGKGIVVAVVDTGVDYTHPDLKDQVVGKGHSFVNNRPDGLDEQGHGTHVAGTIAAQYNNNEGVVGVAKGAKILPVQVLSASGGGSLYSIAQGIKYAADYGVQNKVRVVVNLSLGGAATVDPVSYTTGWYATGKGALLVAAAGNSNTAVGTPARWDKYYMAISALDEKDEKANFSCYGPEISVGAPGTNIMATTPSYDVPLNKYGYPKWYAPLQGTSMACPIAASVCALTWSVHPDWSWKQVRQHVEKTAKDLGKSGKDDHTGYGIVQAAAAVGLK